A section of the Rhizobium sp. SSA_523 genome encodes:
- a CDS encoding vitamin B12-dependent ribonucleotide reductase translates to MRIERRFTKPGAGAYAEIKFRKATSEIRNPDGSIVFRLADIDVPSQFSQVATDVLAQKYFRKAGVPKVLKRVEENDVPSFLWRSVADEKALRDLPEAERYGSETDARQVFDRLAGTWTYWGWKGGYFSSEEDASAFRDELAYMLATQRVAPNSPQWFNTGLHWAYGIDGPGQGHFYMDPFTGKLTKSKSAYEHPQPHACFIQSVEDDLVNEGGIMDLWVREARLFKYGSGTGSNFSYLRGEGEKLSGGGRSSGLMSFLKIGDRAAGAIKSGGTTRRAAKMVVVDIDHPDIEDYIDWKVKEEQKVAALVTGSKIVSQHLKAIMKACVNCEGDGDDCFDPAKNPALKREIRAAKKDQVPENYVKRVIQFARQGYKDLEFKTYDTDWDSEAYLTVSGQNSNNSVSLKDDFLRAVEKDGDWSLTARKDGRVMKTLKARDLWEKISYAAWASADPGLHFNTTMNDWHTCPAAGPIRASNPCSEYMFLDDTACNLASLNLLQFKDAATKRIDIADYEHAVRLWTVVLEVSVMMAQFPSRRIAELSYEYRTLGLGYANIGGLLMSSGIPYDSAEGRAIAGSLTAIMTGVAYATSAEIASELGPFPGFGPNRENMLRVIRNHRRAAYGEATGYEALSVNPVPLVHAENPDQDLVAHAKAAWDKALELGEKHGYRNAQTTVIAPTGTIGLVMDCDTTGIEPDFALVKFKKLAGGGYFKIINGAVPEALRSLGYSESQIAEIEAYAVGHGNLNQAPGVNPSTLRAKGFTDEKIEAVNGALKAAFDIKFVFNQWTLGADFLKDVLKVSDAQLSDMSFNLLEHMGFSRKDIEAANIHVCGAMTLEGAPFLKNEHLPVFDCANPCGKIGKRYLSVESHIRMMAAAQPFISGAISKTINMPNEATVEDCGAAYMLSWKLALKANALYRDGSKLSQPLNASLIEDEEDEDALEELLQAPAAAQAVQVTEKIVERVVERLVRSQEKLPSRRKGYTQKAKIGGHTIFLRTGEYDDGRLGEIFLDMNKEGSALRAFINNFAISVSLGLQYGVPLEEYVDAFTFTKFEPAGIVTGNDAIKNATSILDYVFRELAVSYLSRHDLAHVDTSDFSSTALGRGVSEGKADIVSKGLTRGYRPTLVAGGAAAGEPRGSASAAPAKAALASGGSSNVTAFSGSAARKLEPALAVSSSEVVSFKRDYEERARELAEEVAEEVLADEVTTGLFSDQAAADAASAKADAKKVEAERRMRSIAQGYTGNMCTECQNFTMVRNGTCEKCDTCGATSGCS, encoded by the coding sequence ATGCGCATTGAACGTCGCTTCACAAAACCCGGCGCAGGCGCCTATGCGGAGATTAAGTTCCGCAAGGCCACCAGCGAGATCCGCAATCCGGATGGCTCCATCGTCTTCCGCCTGGCCGATATCGATGTGCCCTCGCAGTTCTCGCAGGTCGCGACCGATGTCCTGGCCCAGAAATATTTCCGCAAGGCCGGTGTTCCGAAGGTTTTGAAGCGCGTCGAGGAGAATGACGTTCCCTCCTTCCTGTGGCGTTCGGTTGCCGATGAGAAGGCACTGCGGGATCTGCCGGAGGCGGAGCGCTACGGATCGGAAACCGATGCGCGGCAGGTCTTCGACCGGCTGGCCGGCACCTGGACCTATTGGGGCTGGAAGGGCGGCTATTTCTCCTCCGAGGAAGATGCATCCGCCTTCCGCGACGAGCTGGCCTATATGCTGGCGACGCAGCGGGTTGCTCCCAATTCCCCGCAATGGTTCAACACCGGCTTGCACTGGGCCTATGGCATTGACGGTCCCGGCCAGGGCCATTTCTACATGGATCCCTTCACGGGCAAGCTGACCAAGTCCAAGTCGGCCTATGAGCATCCGCAGCCGCATGCCTGCTTCATTCAGTCCGTCGAGGACGATCTCGTCAACGAGGGCGGCATCATGGACCTTTGGGTTCGTGAGGCGCGCCTGTTCAAATACGGCTCCGGCACCGGATCCAACTTCTCCTATCTGCGCGGCGAAGGCGAAAAGCTGTCGGGCGGCGGCCGTTCGTCCGGCCTGATGAGCTTCCTGAAGATCGGCGACCGCGCGGCGGGCGCCATCAAGTCCGGCGGCACGACGCGCCGCGCCGCCAAGATGGTGGTGGTCGATATCGACCATCCGGATATCGAGGATTATATCGACTGGAAGGTCAAGGAAGAGCAGAAGGTCGCGGCCCTCGTCACCGGCTCCAAGATCGTCTCCCAGCATCTGAAGGCCATCATGAAGGCCTGCGTCAACTGCGAAGGCGATGGCGACGATTGCTTCGATCCGGCCAAGAACCCGGCGCTGAAGCGGGAAATCCGCGCGGCCAAGAAGGACCAGGTTCCGGAAAACTATGTCAAGCGCGTCATCCAGTTCGCTCGCCAGGGCTACAAGGATCTGGAATTCAAGACCTATGATACGGATTGGGATTCGGAAGCCTATCTCACCGTGTCGGGCCAGAATTCGAACAATTCGGTCTCGCTGAAGGACGACTTCCTGCGCGCCGTGGAAAAGGACGGCGACTGGAGCCTGACCGCCCGCAAGGACGGCCGCGTGATGAAGACGCTGAAGGCGCGCGATCTGTGGGAGAAGATCTCCTATGCCGCCTGGGCCTCTGCCGATCCGGGCCTGCACTTCAACACAACCATGAACGACTGGCACACCTGCCCGGCGGCCGGCCCGATCCGCGCCTCCAATCCCTGCTCGGAATACATGTTCCTGGATGACACGGCCTGCAACCTGGCCTCCTTGAACCTGTTGCAGTTCAAGGATGCGGCGACGAAGCGGATCGATATTGCCGATTACGAGCATGCTGTGCGGCTGTGGACGGTGGTTCTGGAAGTGTCCGTCATGATGGCGCAGTTCCCCTCGCGCCGGATTGCCGAACTGTCCTACGAATACCGCACGCTCGGCCTCGGCTATGCCAATATCGGCGGCCTGCTGATGTCCTCCGGCATTCCCTACGACTCTGCCGAAGGCCGCGCCATTGCCGGTTCGCTGACGGCGATCATGACCGGCGTCGCCTATGCGACCTCGGCGGAGATCGCCTCGGAACTCGGCCCCTTCCCGGGCTTTGGGCCGAACCGCGAGAACATGCTGCGGGTCATCCGCAACCACCGCCGCGCGGCCTATGGCGAGGCGACGGGCTATGAGGCCCTCTCCGTCAACCCCGTACCGCTGGTGCATGCGGAAAATCCGGATCAGGACCTCGTGGCGCATGCCAAGGCGGCCTGGGACAAGGCGCTGGAACTGGGCGAAAAGCACGGTTACCGCAATGCTCAGACGACCGTCATTGCACCGACCGGCACGATCGGTCTGGTGATGGATTGCGACACCACCGGTATCGAGCCGGATTTCGCCTTGGTGAAGTTCAAGAAGCTGGCCGGTGGCGGCTATTTCAAGATCATCAACGGCGCCGTGCCGGAAGCGCTGCGGTCGCTCGGCTATAGCGAAAGCCAGATTGCCGAGATCGAAGCCTATGCCGTCGGCCATGGCAATCTCAACCAGGCGCCTGGCGTCAACCCCTCGACGCTGCGCGCCAAGGGCTTCACCGACGAGAAGATCGAGGCCGTCAACGGCGCGCTGAAGGCCGCCTTCGACATCAAGTTCGTCTTCAACCAGTGGACGCTGGGCGCTGACTTCCTGAAGGACGTGCTGAAGGTCTCCGATGCCCAGCTCTCCGATATGAGCTTCAACCTGCTGGAGCATATGGGCTTTTCCCGCAAGGACATCGAAGCGGCGAATATCCATGTCTGCGGCGCGATGACGCTGGAGGGCGCGCCCTTCCTGAAAAACGAGCATCTGCCCGTCTTCGATTGCGCCAATCCCTGCGGCAAGATCGGCAAGCGCTACCTGTCGGTGGAAAGCCATATCCGCATGATGGCGGCGGCCCAGCCCTTCATTTCAGGCGCGATCTCCAAGACGATCAACATGCCGAACGAGGCGACCGTCGAAGATTGCGGTGCAGCCTACATGCTGTCCTGGAAGCTGGCACTGAAGGCCAATGCCCTCTATCGCGACGGCTCGAAACTGTCCCAGCCTCTGAATGCCTCCCTGATCGAGGACGAGGAGGACGAGGATGCCCTGGAAGAGCTGCTCCAGGCACCGGCGGCGGCGCAGGCCGTGCAGGTAACCGAGAAGATCGTCGAGCGCGTGGTCGAACGCCTCGTCCGCAGCCAGGAAAAGCTACCGTCGCGCCGCAAGGGCTATACCCAGAAGGCGAAGATCGGCGGCCATACCATCTTCCTGCGCACCGGCGAATATGACGATGGCCGTCTTGGCGAGATCTTCCTCGACATGAACAAGGAAGGCTCGGCTCTGCGCGCCTTCATCAACAACTTCGCCATCTCCGTCTCGCTCGGCCTGCAATATGGCGTGCCGCTGGAAGAATATGTCGATGCCTTCACCTTCACCAAGTTCGAGCCGGCAGGCATCGTGACGGGCAATGATGCGATCAAGAACGCGACGTCGATCCTCGATTACGTGTTCCGCGAACTGGCCGTCTCCTATCTCAGCCGCCACGATCTGGCGCATGTCGATACATCGGACTTCTCCTCGACGGCGCTGGGCCGTGGGGTATCGGAGGGCAAGGCGGACATCGTCTCCAAGGGGCTGACGCGTGGCTACCGGCCGACGCTGGTGGCCGGTGGCGCCGCTGCCGGGGAGCCGCGCGGCTCTGCATCCGCTGCTCCGGCCAAGGCCGCGCTGGCCAGCGGTGGCAGCAGCAATGTGACGGCCTTTTCCGGCTCTGCCGCGCGCAAGCTGGAACCGGCTCTTGCCGTTTCCTCTTCCGAAGTGGTCTCGTTCAAGCGGGATTATGAGGAGCGCGCACGCGAACTGGCCGAGGAAGTGGCCGAAGAAGTGCTGGCCGACGAAGTGACGACCGGTCTCTTCTCCGACCAGGCCGCCGCCGACGCCGCATCCGCCAAGGCCGACGCGAAGAAGGTGGAGGCCGAACGCCGCATGCGCTCGATCGCGCAGGGCTATACCGGCAATATGTGCACCGAGTGCCAGAACTTCACCATGGTGCGCAACGGCACCTGCGAGAAGTGCGACACCTGCGGCGCCACGAGCGGCTGCAGCTGA
- a CDS encoding methyl-accepting chemotaxis protein, producing the protein MKIRHLSILKKISLVVVLMGAASAAIAAVGANGLFSLGSALKDTGAREEVAREAMDLRIDVIAISRMTYQLAFAPEKAADFAAETEKRAKEMLERLPKIAATADQEEQKQLSDIRTSLNAYFDTIRSMVKIAGTDAGKDPKAMAAALDAALEGQKTVTAAIKVYSTYSAKTLSQSRTFALDKSSTTVLILAVTALICIAAGVALSLIIARREIARPIRRMTLVMSAMAKGDSSNAVTDTDRKDEIGEMARALEIFRANEIHMRELEQQEAALNRQSKDLQVSISDMVAAAASGDFSRRITKSYEDEDLARFATGVNELVENVDRGITEVRRVIAALAEQDLTQDMNGQFQGAFAELQQNVNATMATLRGTMANVRTAAGTISDNSGELSSAADQLSRRTEQQAAALEETAAALEEITTTVRMSTDRANEATKLVGDTKVSASRSGGIVRDAIDAMGRIEQSSQKISQIISVIDEIAFQTNLLALNAGVEAARAGEAGRGFAVVAQEVRELAQRSANAAKEIKTLINTSADEVKGGVSLVLSTGEALKEIENFVNRVNEQVVMIARAASEQSAALGEINTSVNHMDQMTQQNAAMVEETTAASQVLASESRQLSETLAHFRLDGGASASATANSYRTAA; encoded by the coding sequence ATGAAAATCCGTCACCTAAGCATATTGAAAAAGATCAGCCTTGTCGTCGTGCTGATGGGCGCCGCCTCTGCCGCGATTGCGGCCGTGGGCGCCAATGGCCTGTTCTCGCTGGGATCTGCCTTGAAGGATACCGGCGCCCGCGAGGAGGTTGCCCGCGAGGCCATGGATCTGCGCATCGACGTCATCGCCATTTCCAGAATGACCTACCAATTGGCGTTTGCGCCGGAAAAGGCGGCCGATTTCGCCGCCGAGACGGAGAAGCGGGCCAAGGAAATGCTGGAGCGCCTGCCCAAGATCGCCGCCACTGCCGATCAGGAGGAGCAGAAGCAGCTTTCGGATATCCGCACCAGCCTGAACGCCTATTTCGATACGATTCGCAGCATGGTGAAGATCGCCGGAACCGATGCCGGCAAGGATCCCAAGGCCATGGCAGCCGCTCTTGATGCAGCGCTCGAGGGTCAGAAGACCGTTACCGCCGCCATCAAGGTCTACAGCACCTATTCGGCCAAGACCCTCTCCCAGTCCCGCACTTTCGCGCTGGACAAGTCGAGCACCACGGTTCTCATCCTGGCTGTGACGGCACTCATCTGCATTGCGGCAGGGGTGGCGCTCAGCCTCATCATCGCACGGCGCGAGATTGCCAGACCCATCCGCCGCATGACGCTCGTCATGAGCGCCATGGCCAAGGGTGATTCGTCGAACGCCGTCACCGATACCGATCGCAAGGACGAAATCGGTGAAATGGCCCGGGCGCTGGAAATCTTCCGCGCCAATGAAATCCACATGCGCGAACTGGAACAGCAGGAAGCGGCACTCAACCGTCAGAGCAAGGACCTGCAGGTCTCCATCAGCGATATGGTGGCCGCGGCCGCATCCGGCGATTTCAGCCGCCGGATCACCAAGAGCTATGAGGATGAGGATCTGGCGCGCTTCGCCACCGGGGTCAACGAACTGGTGGAGAACGTGGATCGCGGCATTACCGAAGTCCGCCGCGTGATCGCAGCGCTGGCCGAGCAGGATCTGACCCAAGATATGAACGGCCAGTTCCAGGGCGCCTTTGCCGAGCTGCAGCAGAATGTCAACGCGACCATGGCGACCCTGCGCGGCACCATGGCGAATGTCCGCACGGCTGCCGGAACCATTTCCGACAATTCCGGCGAACTCTCCTCGGCGGCCGACCAGCTGTCGCGTCGGACCGAGCAACAGGCCGCCGCGCTTGAGGAGACGGCTGCCGCGCTGGAAGAGATCACCACGACCGTGCGAATGTCGACCGATCGCGCCAATGAGGCGACGAAGCTGGTGGGCGATACCAAGGTCAGCGCCAGCCGGTCCGGTGGCATCGTGCGCGATGCGATCGACGCCATGGGCCGCATCGAGCAATCCTCGCAGAAGATCAGCCAGATCATCTCCGTCATCGACGAAATTGCCTTCCAGACCAATCTTCTGGCGCTGAATGCCGGCGTCGAGGCGGCGCGGGCCGGCGAGGCGGGCCGCGGCTTCGCCGTCGTTGCCCAGGAAGTGCGCGAACTGGCCCAGCGGTCCGCCAATGCCGCCAAGGAAATCAAGACGCTGATCAATACGTCGGCGGATGAGGTGAAGGGCGGCGTATCGCTGGTTCTCTCCACCGGCGAGGCGCTGAAGGAGATCGAGAACTTCGTCAACCGCGTCAACGAACAGGTCGTCATGATCGCGCGGGCCGCGTCGGAACAGTCGGCGGCGCTGGGCGAAATCAACACTTCGGTCAACCACATGGACCAGATGACCCAGCAGAATGCCGCCATGGTGGAAGAGACGACGGCCGCAAGCCAGGTTCTCGCATCCGAAAGCCGGCAGCTCAGCGAGACGCTGGCCCATTTCCGCCTCGATGGCGGCGCCAGTGCCAGCGCGACTGCAAATTCCTATCGCACGGCAGCCTGA
- the gpt gene encoding xanthine phosphoribosyltransferase produces MSLPEKAFPVSWDQFHRDARALAWRLAGLPQDFRAIVCITRGGLVPAAIISRELNIRLIDTVCVASYHDYVNQGEFNLLKGIAPELMTNEGEGILVIDDLTDTGKTASEVRSLMPKAHFACVYAKPKGVPTIDTFITEVSQDTWIYFPWDMGFTYQEPIAKGPKG; encoded by the coding sequence ATGTCATTACCCGAAAAAGCCTTTCCCGTATCCTGGGATCAGTTCCACCGCGATGCCCGCGCGCTTGCCTGGCGGCTTGCCGGCCTGCCGCAGGATTTCCGCGCGATTGTCTGCATTACCCGCGGCGGTCTGGTTCCGGCGGCGATCATCTCGCGCGAACTCAATATCCGGCTGATCGATACCGTCTGCGTCGCCTCCTATCATGACTATGTCAACCAGGGCGAATTCAACCTGTTGAAGGGAATCGCCCCGGAACTGATGACGAATGAGGGCGAAGGCATTCTCGTCATCGACGATCTGACGGATACCGGCAAGACCGCTTCGGAGGTTCGCAGCCTGATGCCGAAGGCGCATTTCGCCTGCGTCTACGCTAAGCCGAAGGGTGTGCCGACGATCGATACCTTCATCACCGAAGTGTCGCAGGATACCTGGATCTATTTCCCTTGGGATATGGGCTTTACCTATCAGGAGCCGATCGCCAAGGGACCAAAGGGCTGA
- a CDS encoding universal stress protein, with protein MGYRTIVAILDNQHHAAPISDFAVALARQFSAHVIGLHVEAVATVPLIAPMEIPDPTAIEVLQKAAQEETRAIEAIFRKRMDAEGLSYEWRNAISTSGYHCDLALSVARTSDLILAYQADERQGGEPAADLEALLIETGRPLLLVPHVLMEAQPIRRALIAWNGSKEAARAAFDALPLLKDAESVEIFSVDPPDMAGQSPDLAGADLASALARHGVNVALRTEENCQIPTAAAIENRLTEDGVDLLVMGGYGSSRWWEFLFGGVTRSVLESMTAVTLLSR; from the coding sequence ATGGGCTACCGGACGATCGTCGCCATTCTCGACAATCAGCATCATGCCGCGCCGATCAGCGATTTCGCCGTCGCATTGGCGCGGCAGTTTTCGGCACATGTCATCGGACTGCATGTCGAAGCGGTCGCGACGGTGCCGTTGATCGCACCAATGGAAATTCCGGATCCGACGGCCATCGAAGTCCTGCAGAAGGCAGCGCAGGAAGAGACGCGGGCGATCGAGGCGATCTTCCGCAAGCGGATGGATGCCGAGGGCCTGTCCTATGAATGGCGCAATGCGATTTCCACCTCCGGCTATCATTGCGATCTGGCGCTGTCGGTTGCCCGCACCAGCGACCTGATCCTCGCCTATCAGGCGGATGAGCGCCAGGGGGGCGAGCCGGCGGCGGATCTCGAGGCCCTGCTGATCGAGACCGGACGGCCGCTTCTTCTCGTGCCGCACGTGCTGATGGAAGCGCAGCCGATCCGTCGAGCGCTGATCGCCTGGAACGGATCGAAGGAAGCGGCGCGCGCCGCCTTCGATGCCCTGCCTTTGTTGAAGGATGCCGAGAGCGTCGAGATCTTCTCGGTCGACCCGCCCGACATGGCGGGCCAGTCTCCGGATCTGGCCGGCGCCGACCTTGCCTCCGCTCTGGCCCGGCACGGCGTCAATGTCGCCTTGCGCACCGAAGAGAACTGCCAGATCCCGACAGCGGCCGCGATCGAGAACAGGCTCACGGAAGATGGCGTCGACCTTCTGGTGATGGGCGGCTATGGCAGTTCGCGCTGGTGGGAATTCCTGTTCGGCGGCGTTACCCGCAGCGTGCTGGAAAGCATGACGGCGGTGACGCTTCTGTCGCGCTGA
- a CDS encoding competence/damage-inducible protein A, which yields MPTEIVTAAMLAIGDELLSGRTKDKNIGHLADVLLLAGIDLKEVRIVADDQHAIVDALNALRARYTYVFTSGGIGPTHDDITADAVSAAFGLPCEHDPQAMQLLSAMYAGRGMDFTEARQRMARMPRGARHIANPVSTAPGFIVENVYVMAGVPQVFQAMVDNILPDLKTGSPMLTRALACPYGEGDIGTALAAIQQAHPETSIGSYPKYDGQRFSTELVVRARTAEALEAASEAIAAMITNMDKARSVTRPGPEA from the coding sequence ATGCCCACCGAGATTGTCACGGCTGCCATGCTGGCGATTGGCGACGAACTTCTGTCCGGCCGGACGAAAGACAAGAATATCGGCCATCTGGCCGATGTGCTGCTTTTGGCGGGCATTGATCTGAAGGAGGTGCGCATCGTCGCCGATGATCAGCACGCCATTGTCGATGCGCTGAATGCCCTTCGCGCACGCTACACCTATGTGTTTACCTCGGGCGGCATCGGGCCGACGCATGACGACATTACCGCCGATGCCGTATCGGCGGCGTTCGGCCTGCCCTGCGAGCATGATCCGCAGGCGATGCAGCTCTTGAGCGCCATGTATGCCGGACGCGGCATGGACTTCACGGAGGCGCGGCAGCGCATGGCCCGCATGCCGCGCGGCGCCCGCCACATCGCCAATCCCGTGTCCACGGCACCGGGCTTCATCGTCGAGAATGTCTATGTCATGGCCGGCGTCCCGCAGGTCTTCCAGGCCATGGTCGACAATATCCTGCCGGACCTGAAAACCGGCAGCCCCATGCTGACGCGTGCGCTTGCCTGCCCCTATGGCGAAGGCGATATCGGCACTGCGCTCGCTGCCATCCAGCAGGCGCATCCGGAGACGAGCATCGGCTCCTATCCCAAATATGACGGGCAGCGTTTCTCCACCGAACTCGTCGTGCGGGCGCGGACGGCCGAGGCGCTGGAAGCCGCCAGCGAAGCCATTGCCGCGATGATCACCAATATGGACAAAGCCCGTTCGGTGACCCGCCCCGGCCCGGAAGCCTGA
- the wrbA gene encoding NAD(P)H:quinone oxidoreductase, translated as MAKVLVLYHSTYGHIETMAYAVAEGAKSEGADVTVMRVPELVPEEVAKASHYKMDQPAPIAKVDDLVDYDAIIVGAGTRFGTMASQMRNFWDQTGGLWFQGKLVGKVGSAFTSTATQHGGQESTILSFIPTFLHQGMVVAGLPYTFQGQMGTEEVKGGSPYGASTITNGDGSRQPSAVELEGARFQGAHVAKLAAKLAG; from the coding sequence ATGGCGAAGGTTCTGGTTCTTTATCATTCCACCTATGGTCACATCGAAACCATGGCCTATGCCGTGGCGGAAGGTGCCAAATCCGAAGGCGCGGACGTGACCGTGATGCGCGTGCCGGAACTGGTTCCGGAAGAGGTGGCCAAGGCCTCGCATTACAAGATGGATCAGCCGGCTCCGATCGCCAAGGTCGATGATCTTGTCGACTATGATGCCATCATCGTCGGCGCCGGCACGCGATTCGGCACCATGGCTTCGCAGATGCGCAATTTTTGGGATCAGACGGGCGGCCTGTGGTTCCAGGGCAAGCTGGTCGGCAAGGTCGGCTCCGCTTTCACCTCGACCGCGACCCAGCATGGCGGCCAGGAATCGACCATATTGAGCTTCATCCCGACATTCCTGCACCAGGGCATGGTGGTGGCAGGCCTGCCCTACACATTCCAGGGCCAGATGGGCACGGAAGAAGTCAAGGGCGGCTCGCCCTATGGCGCTTCGACGATCACCAATGGCGACGGATCGCGTCAGCCTTCCGCCGTTGAACTGGAAGGCGCGCGCTTCCAGGGCGCCCATGTCGCGAAACTTGCTGCTAAACTGGCTGGCTGA
- a CDS encoding response regulator translates to MKYRFLIVEDSLLIAMDLEEAVARAGHEVIGIAPDMTVALNYAKESDIAFVDVRLADGETGPRLARMLVDRGVLVVFVTGNPMLVEGRDAGALGVIPKPLTQQAAADVIDFVVDWKSGRKRHPPARMRLFQPLAPTL, encoded by the coding sequence GTGAAGTACCGGTTTCTAATCGTTGAGGACAGCCTCCTCATCGCCATGGATCTAGAGGAAGCGGTGGCGCGTGCCGGCCACGAGGTGATCGGCATTGCACCGGACATGACGGTTGCGCTGAATTATGCGAAAGAAAGCGACATCGCCTTTGTCGACGTGCGGCTCGCCGACGGCGAAACGGGTCCGCGGCTTGCCCGCATGCTGGTGGATCGCGGCGTGCTGGTCGTCTTCGTCACCGGCAATCCGATGCTGGTGGAAGGCCGCGATGCCGGCGCGCTTGGCGTGATTCCAAAGCCGCTCACGCAGCAGGCGGCGGCCGATGTGATCGATTTCGTCGTCGACTGGAAGAGCGGCCGCAAGCGGCATCCGCCGGCGCGCATGCGCCTTTTCCAGCCGCTTGCGCCCACTCTCTGA
- a CDS encoding TrkH family potassium uptake protein: MNANLFRSSIYVAGLCGLYLAAAMFVPALADLYYGNRDWTIFVISGVLVGGLSLAAAMATRGTPPVFNKRFGFFIVNLLWAVFSIIGAFPFYVSPIGLSFAQSLFESISAITTTGSTVITGLDNMPPGILLWRSLLHWLGGIGIVALGLFVLPFLRVGGMSFFKLESSDTNDKPFAKLASFTRAFMAVYVGITIACTVAFDLAGMSHFDALNHAMATVATGGFSTHDASFGYFNSLPLMWIATIFMTLCSLPFSILILFAVRRRLDSLRDPQVAFFLGYLTVFSLMAGLYNHLRNGVEIPVAMAHAFFNISSLLSTTGYASEDYTLWGPFAITLAFIVTFIGGCSGSTAGGIKAYRFVVIFNVIRAGIKKLIYPNAIYPVRYGNATVDPEVLRGIFMFVSLYILLWAFGSLCMSLLGYDFLTSISASITCLSNVGPGLGSIIGPVGNFSTLSEPALYLLSLLMLLGRLEVLTVLVLMSPLFWRR, from the coding sequence TTGAACGCGAACCTCTTCCGCTCTTCGATCTATGTGGCCGGCCTGTGCGGCCTTTACCTTGCAGCGGCGATGTTCGTGCCGGCGCTCGCCGATCTCTATTATGGCAATCGCGACTGGACGATCTTCGTGATCTCCGGCGTACTGGTCGGCGGTCTGTCGCTGGCAGCCGCCATGGCGACGCGCGGCACGCCTCCGGTCTTCAACAAGCGTTTCGGCTTTTTCATCGTCAACCTGCTATGGGCGGTGTTCTCGATCATCGGTGCCTTTCCCTTCTATGTCTCGCCGATCGGCCTGAGCTTCGCGCAGTCGCTGTTCGAATCGATCTCCGCCATCACCACCACCGGATCGACCGTGATCACGGGACTGGACAACATGCCGCCGGGAATCCTTCTGTGGCGCTCGCTGCTGCACTGGCTTGGCGGTATCGGCATCGTCGCGCTCGGCCTGTTCGTGCTGCCCTTCCTGCGGGTGGGCGGCATGTCCTTCTTCAAGCTGGAATCCTCCGACACCAACGACAAGCCCTTCGCCAAGCTGGCAAGCTTTACCCGCGCCTTCATGGCTGTCTATGTCGGCATCACCATTGCCTGCACGGTGGCTTTCGATCTTGCCGGAATGAGCCATTTCGACGCGCTCAACCATGCCATGGCGACAGTCGCGACCGGCGGCTTTTCCACCCATGACGCCTCGTTCGGCTATTTCAACAGCCTTCCGCTGATGTGGATCGCCACGATTTTCATGACCCTCTGCAGCCTGCCCTTCTCGATCCTGATCCTGTTTGCGGTGCGGCGCAGGCTGGACAGTCTTCGTGATCCGCAGGTCGCCTTCTTCCTTGGCTATCTCACCGTATTTTCACTGATGGCCGGCCTCTACAATCACCTGCGCAATGGGGTGGAGATCCCGGTGGCCATGGCGCATGCCTTCTTCAATATCTCGTCCCTGCTTTCCACCACGGGTTATGCCAGCGAGGATTACACGCTCTGGGGGCCTTTCGCGATCACGCTGGCCTTCATCGTGACCTTCATCGGCGGGTGCTCCGGCTCGACCGCCGGCGGCATCAAGGCCTATCGCTTCGTGGTGATCTTCAATGTCATCCGGGCGGGCATCAAGAAGCTGATCTATCCGAATGCCATCTATCCGGTGCGCTACGGCAATGCGACAGTCGATCCGGAAGTGCTGCGCGGCATCTTCATGTTCGTCAGCCTCTATATCCTGCTCTGGGCCTTCGGAAGCCTGTGCATGTCGCTTCTGGGATACGATTTTCTCACGTCGATCTCCGCCTCTATCACCTGCCTGTCGAATGTCGGGCCGGGCCTCGGCAGCATTATCGGTCCGGTCGGAAATTTCTCGACCCTGTCGGAGCCGGCGCTTTACCTGCTCTCGCTGCTGATGCTTCTGGGACGCCTCGAGGTTCTGACCGTTCTGGTGCTGATGTCGCCGCTCTTCTGGCGGCGCTGA